AGACGCTGTTTTTGAACCACAGGGATGTGAGCTGTGCGATGGAACGGGGTATCGCGGACGGATGGGCATCTACGAAATCCTTCCTGTTTCAACTCGAATCCGTGAAATGATCGCCGACCGTTCTCAGGCGACTGCTCTTGAGGCTGCCGCAATTAAGGAGGGAATGACTTCCCTTTATGACGATGGCCTAAGGAAAGTTGCGGAAGGAAAGACTTCTTTCGCCGAGGTCTTGCGAGCAACCAAGGAGGTTTGATGGCTTCCTACATCTACAAAGGGGTGGATCGCTCGAACAAGATCGTTAGAGGTACGCGAGAAGCTAGTGACAAGGTTGCCTTGGTCAAGTCGCTGCAGGCTGACGGGATTATTCCGATATCGATTGGGGAGCGAGTCGAAAAGACTGGCTGGGAGCTTGGTTGGAAATTATCTACGCCATCCATTCGCGAATCGGAGATTTTATATCTGATTTCAAACCTTGAGTTATTGCTTGGAGCAGGCGTCGATCTCAACGCCGCTTTGGGCGCGCTTTCTAAATCGACAAAGAATCCCAAAATTGCCCGCCTAGCGAAGGAGTTACGAGAACATGTGCAGAAAGGTCAAAGACTTTCGAGCGCCCTCTCGTCAATCGATGGAACCGTACCAAGCTTTGTTGTTAACAGCATTCGCGCAGGTGAAAATAGCGGGCAGCTTCAGCATGTTTTGAAGCGCCTAGCTGAATATCTTTCCAGATTTCAACAATTTAAATCTAATATTGTATCATCTCTTATTTATCCGATAATTTTACTAATCATGGCGGTGGTTTCCATCGTCATTCTGATTTCTGTAGTCATACCGCAATTCAAGCCTCTTTTTGAGGACGCGGGCGTTGATTTGCCTCTTATAACACGTTTCTTTGTTTGGGCTTCCGATTTCCTTTCCAATAATAGTGGCCTACTTATACTGATAAGTATTATTTTTTTTATTTTATTGCGAACTACTATCAGGCGGCCTCGGATCGCTCTCCTCATCGACAAAGTCAAGTTTCGCCTTCCTTTGGGAGCGGGCCAATTGTTGAAGAAGGTAGAAGCCGCACGCTTTGCCAGGCTGATGGCGCTCATGCTTGAGAACGGTGTTTCGATGTTGACGGCGCTAGCGCTTGTTCGCGATGCCGCCGGCAACAAATGGTTTTCTTATAATATCGAAATTGTCGCAAAAAAAATCCGGGAGGGAGAGCGGCTCACCCGTGCGCTTTCTGTCGCGGGTATGATTCCAGACACCTACCAAGAAATCCTCGAAGCAGGAGAGGAGGCGAGTCAGCTTGAGATCGTGCTCGCCCGAGTCGCCGACATAGCGGAACGGGAAACGGAGATTTCGCTCAAGAATTTTATGGCCGCTTTTGTTCCGTTATTGACAATCGGGCTGGGCGGTTTTGTCGCCCTGGTTATCATGTCCGTGTTGCTCGCTCTTCTCAGCGTCAACGACCTCGCGTTGAGATAATTTTGTCCGTATGGCCTATTTCGTCTCAGTTTGCAGCTTCATCGAAAGCTCCTGGTTTTCAGCTTGAAGGAGGATCGTCGTGCGAAACACGCTTTTTACGGTCCATCCGTCGAGGCTTCCACCCTCTTCTATTCGGACGTAATCTTGCTTGGGACCTCGCTCAAAAATCGCGGCGCGAAAGTGATCCGACAAGACGGTTCCACGTAAAATGACACCTTGAGGCGGTTGCAAGAGTTTGGGGCGTGGCGGAGTGATTAGCGACGATGCTGGCGTGACTTCTTTTCTGGCAAAAGGCTTTCGATCTGGATGAAACAAAGGACGT
The genomic region above belongs to Rhodomicrobium lacus and contains:
- a CDS encoding type II secretion system F family protein — protein: MASYIYKGVDRSNKIVRGTREASDKVALVKSLQADGIIPISIGERVEKTGWELGWKLSTPSIRESEILYLISNLELLLGAGVDLNAALGALSKSTKNPKIARLAKELREHVQKGQRLSSALSSIDGTVPSFVVNSIRAGENSGQLQHVLKRLAEYLSRFQQFKSNIVSSLIYPIILLIMAVVSIVILISVVIPQFKPLFEDAGVDLPLITRFFVWASDFLSNNSGLLILISIIFFILLRTTIRRPRIALLIDKVKFRLPLGAGQLLKKVEAARFARLMALMLENGVSMLTALALVRDAAGNKWFSYNIEIVAKKIREGERLTRALSVAGMIPDTYQEILEAGEEASQLEIVLARVADIAERETEISLKNFMAAFVPLLTIGLGGFVALVIMSVLLALLSVNDLALR